A stretch of the Lactuca sativa cultivar Salinas chromosome 9, Lsat_Salinas_v11, whole genome shotgun sequence genome encodes the following:
- the LOC111878697 gene encoding homeobox-leucine zipper protein HAT14 isoform X1, whose product MELALSLGDAPKTISVADQSRSQQQKVKELGFCMNVGSSSASIKIPDHDQYKNLSEKNDDDKTNCSSSSSDQPPLQLDLLPFSPALNQSPPPPPSGGRPFPWLSQIFISDPDSKTKRGKGLDVKPITAVYDPDHNGEEPATLQSSPTESNSDTSSFQMDFSSIFRSSTGSSRLPLKNRDLELVTGNMDYLVGVSERDHQRVSSRRGGYVGTSDEDENGLGRKKLRLTKEQSAFLEESFKEHNTLNPKQKLVLANQLNLRPRQVEVWFQNRRARTKLKQTEVDCEYLKTCCETLTEENRRLQKELQELRALKTSQPFYMQHPATTLTMCPSCERVVTTTSTTTPASKPTTTTTAVLQQTTSDCPSH is encoded by the exons atGGAGCTTGCTCTAAGCTTAGGAGATGCGCCAAAAACAATCTCGGTTGCCGATCAAAGCAGATCACAGCAGCAGAAGGtgaaggaattagggttttgcatgaacGTAGGAAGCAGCAGCGCTAGCATTAAGATTCCAGATCATGATCAGTATAAGAACTTGAGTGAGAAAAACGATGATGATAAAACAAACTGTTCTTCATCATCGTCGGATCAACCACCACTTCAGCTTGATCTCCTCCCTTTCTCACCAGCTCTCAACcaatctccaccaccaccaccttctggCGGCCGTCCTTTTCCATGGCTCTCTCAAATTT TTATATCAGACCCAGATTCGAAAACTAAACGAGGAAAAGGGCTGGATGTGAAGCCAATAACAGCAGTATATGATCCAGATCACAATGGTGAAGAACCCGCGACCCTTCAGTCTTCTCCTACGGAGAGTAACAGTGATACATCATCATTTCAAATGGATTTCTCTTCCATTTTCAGGAGCAGCACTGGTAGCAGTAGATTGCCATTAAAGAATAGGGATTTGGAATTAGTAACGGGGAATATGGATTATTTAGTGGGAGTTTCAGAAAGAGATCATCAACGAGTTTCTTCAAGACGAGGAGGGTATGTTGGAACTAGTGATGAAGATGAAAATGGGTTGGGCAGAAAGAAACTCCGACTCACTAAAGAACAGTCTGCTTTTCTTGAAGAAAGCTTCAAAGAACACAATACCCTCAACCCT AAACAAAAGCTAGTTTTAGCAAACCAGCTGAATCTTCGTCCAAGACAAGTTGAAGTGTGGTTTCAAAACAGAAGAGCAAG AACAAAGCTGAAGCAGACTGAGGTGGATTGTGAGTATCTAAAGACATGTTGTGAAACATTGACAGAAGAAAACAGGAGATTGCAAAAGGAGCTTCAAGAATTAAGAGCCTTAAAGACATCCCAGCCTTTTTACATGCAACATCCTGCTACCACCCTCACCATGTGTCCTTCCTGTGAACGAGTCGTCACCACCACTTCTACAACAACTCCAGCCAgcaaacccaccaccaccaccaccgcagtCCTCCAACAAACCACCAGTGACTGCCCATCACACTAG
- the LOC111878697 gene encoding homeobox-leucine zipper protein HAT14 isoform X2, whose protein sequence is MELALSLGDAPKTISVADQSRSQQQKVKELGFCMNVGSSSASIKIPDHDQYKNLSEKNDDDKTNCSSSSSDQPPLQLDLLPFSPALNQSPPPPPSGGRPFPWLSQIYPDSKTKRGKGLDVKPITAVYDPDHNGEEPATLQSSPTESNSDTSSFQMDFSSIFRSSTGSSRLPLKNRDLELVTGNMDYLVGVSERDHQRVSSRRGGYVGTSDEDENGLGRKKLRLTKEQSAFLEESFKEHNTLNPKQKLVLANQLNLRPRQVEVWFQNRRARTKLKQTEVDCEYLKTCCETLTEENRRLQKELQELRALKTSQPFYMQHPATTLTMCPSCERVVTTTSTTTPASKPTTTTTAVLQQTTSDCPSH, encoded by the exons atGGAGCTTGCTCTAAGCTTAGGAGATGCGCCAAAAACAATCTCGGTTGCCGATCAAAGCAGATCACAGCAGCAGAAGGtgaaggaattagggttttgcatgaacGTAGGAAGCAGCAGCGCTAGCATTAAGATTCCAGATCATGATCAGTATAAGAACTTGAGTGAGAAAAACGATGATGATAAAACAAACTGTTCTTCATCATCGTCGGATCAACCACCACTTCAGCTTGATCTCCTCCCTTTCTCACCAGCTCTCAACcaatctccaccaccaccaccttctggCGGCCGTCCTTTTCCATGGCTCTCTCAAATTT ACCCAGATTCGAAAACTAAACGAGGAAAAGGGCTGGATGTGAAGCCAATAACAGCAGTATATGATCCAGATCACAATGGTGAAGAACCCGCGACCCTTCAGTCTTCTCCTACGGAGAGTAACAGTGATACATCATCATTTCAAATGGATTTCTCTTCCATTTTCAGGAGCAGCACTGGTAGCAGTAGATTGCCATTAAAGAATAGGGATTTGGAATTAGTAACGGGGAATATGGATTATTTAGTGGGAGTTTCAGAAAGAGATCATCAACGAGTTTCTTCAAGACGAGGAGGGTATGTTGGAACTAGTGATGAAGATGAAAATGGGTTGGGCAGAAAGAAACTCCGACTCACTAAAGAACAGTCTGCTTTTCTTGAAGAAAGCTTCAAAGAACACAATACCCTCAACCCT AAACAAAAGCTAGTTTTAGCAAACCAGCTGAATCTTCGTCCAAGACAAGTTGAAGTGTGGTTTCAAAACAGAAGAGCAAG AACAAAGCTGAAGCAGACTGAGGTGGATTGTGAGTATCTAAAGACATGTTGTGAAACATTGACAGAAGAAAACAGGAGATTGCAAAAGGAGCTTCAAGAATTAAGAGCCTTAAAGACATCCCAGCCTTTTTACATGCAACATCCTGCTACCACCCTCACCATGTGTCCTTCCTGTGAACGAGTCGTCACCACCACTTCTACAACAACTCCAGCCAgcaaacccaccaccaccaccaccgcagtCCTCCAACAAACCACCAGTGACTGCCCATCACACTAG